The segment GTTGAGGTTGATGTAACCAGGACTTTCGATGTCCATGTTGCGACGACATATGTCGTAGATGGCCTCATTATCCACCATGAAAGCACAGTCGGAGTGCTCCAAGGTGGTGTGGGTGGTCAGGATGGCGTTGTAGGGCTCCACCACCGCGGTCGACACCTGAGGAGCCGGGTAGACAGCAAACTCCAGTTTGGATTTCTTGCCATAGTCGAGAGATAGGCGCTCCATCAGTAGAGAGGTGAAGCCAGAGCCAGTCCCCCCACCAAAGCTGTGAAAGACGAGGAACCCTTGCAGACCGGTGCATTGATCCGTCTGATGAGGAAGACACAACAAGCATGATTTAAAGCAGCAAGAATATCAATATTAGACTAGAATGAAACATGTAAATACGTGTTTGGTTGTATATTAATAAGGCTGGTTGTGGCTGTGAATGAGATACAGTTTAGTATATGAGTGCAGGCCTGAACATCCAGTATGAGCTCCTAAACAGTCCGCTGATCTGTTGAATTATAGCTCATGCAAAGATAAAAATCACACAATTATTTTACAAATAATTAAGTTTTTTAGGAAAAACATCAAGTCGAGCATGGTACTAACCATTTTACGAACTCGCTCCATGACTCTATCAATGATCTCCTTCCCCACGGTGTAGTGACCACGCGCATAGTTGTTGGCTGCATCCTCCTTTCCAGAGATCAGCTGCTCAGGGTGGAAGAGCTCTCTGTATTTTCCAACTCTCACCTCATCTGGAAGGAAAGCACCAAACTCAGACCAGGCCGCAGTGAACGTGGATAATCATTTAATTCCTTTAACATTTTCATCATACCCAACCCACCACTGGAAGAGAATAAGAACGTGCTTTGAAAAATGTGACAATTAAAGATGTAAATTTAAAGACTTGCTACATTTCAAGCATTCTCACCAACCACTGTGGGCTCCAGGTCTACGTATATCGCTCGTGGAACATGGCGGCCAGAGCTGCTGTTGTTGAAGAAAGTGCTGAACGGACCATCCCGAGAGTTTTCTCCTTCAGGACCACCCAAAGAGATGCCGTCAGGACCGATCCCGTGTTCGAGACAGAAGAGCTCCCAGCAGGCATttcctgtctgaacacctgCCTGGCCCACATGGATAGAGATGCACTCTCTCTGTGCAGAACCAAAAAGAAGGAAATAATCAGCTTCAGCAGGAGATTTGatcaaaaacactaaaaaaatgattaatgcTGGAATCCATATTTTAGCAAAAATCCACTCATTGGGATTTTAGGAGGATAAGatgaacattttcaaaataaaagtcacatGTTGCAAGATTTTGTATAAACTTTCTTAAGGTGCTGTAAAGATTTCAGAAAACGCTCAGTTTGGATTTGGGGAATTCAGACATGAATATTAAAGTAAATCTACAAATACACCAAAAAGAGCAACTGAAGATCTATCAAGTTGCATTTTGAAACAAAATACTCCTGTAATGTCTCTAAatgcaaacaggaagcagatgtTTCTTTGAccaaatataataattataaagttttatattaaatataattacaCTGACATTCAGGCTACAGTGATACACTGTATTGTTTGTTATGCTCTCGTAAACAATGTCACTTAACAGGCGCGCTCATTCcaacaatgttttgttttccaaaCGGTTCCAGCAGCCATGTTTCAACATGCTGGGAGTTTCAGCTTGTGTTGCCTGGAGGGGGAACATCCCTCAAGATGATTTTTTAGTTGTTGACTGACATGTTAGACATGGAAGGACCAAACATGAACAATTATTAAATGCATCTAAACTTAAATATCCACCAATAACAAGGCAACAAACAGAAGAGGGCAAAGTATTACATTTATAACACAGTCTAATTATTTAGGAAAAATGATTAAAGAGTGAATATCAAAGCATTAACACCTTCATCACCCCTCCTTACCATGTTAGTCCAGATGCTAATGCAGAATGCAGAAAGTTTTGTCGAacagatgtttcactgcagcactccacacagacaGTGTAATTCCTGGCAGGGTTCCTGGATGAGTATTGTGTCTGTATCGACACCGCTCCGCTCTGCCTCGtctgctgcctgcagctctTTATAAGCGCAGACCTCTGTCTGACGGTGCTGATTCAGgacttcaggaggaggagggagtagagaagatggagggagggatgatAACTTTCTTACATGCAGCTAGTTCTACCTGAAAGTTGTCTTTCCCACTTTTCTTGTTGGTACCTGCACGCATATGAGGACCATTAGTCTTGCTTTATTCACATTTCTGATGGAGCGTCGCCTCATTAGTTTGGTCATAAAATGCAAAATGAAAAGATAAACTCCATCCTCCATTATAACTGAATAAAACACCTCATCATGAAATAAGGTACTAAACTGGTGAGAAGATTACAATGATCTAAGAAGTGTAGAAGTTTGTCTCAGTGCCTCTGATGGGTTGTAATTAGAAGAAAATAAATGGATTAATTTTTACCTCTCTGAGTCTGAAATATTTAACATCTGAGAAATACTCATAGTAGCTATGATATTAATGTCCAGCAGGGTATTTGTATTATAAAACATTGCAGCAAATGCAGCTTTAAAATGCAGTGGAATAAAAAAGTAGGATATCTTCCCTGAAATATtgctcaaataaataaaaacatataagaAAAAATGTACCCTCCTTACACCTTATTTTATTACAGGCACATTTTGAATCATAATATTTCTCTCTATTAAAACCCACATTTAAATAACCCTGCAAGATTACACTTACAAAAGGCAGCTATGCAGCAGTATCTGATCGCCCTCTTCAGCATTCAGCGATTCAGAGCTTCACTTTTAAAAAATGGTGCCAAGCTTCCTGTGTGGCAAATATGTTGCCACCATTATTAGTCTGAACATGAGATCCATCTTTTATGGGAGCAACAGGACCAGAGCTCAGTGTGTCGGTCAGATAAAGTTTCCTTGAACAAGAATGAACACATTCAGTGGTAAGAAAGAGAAGCATCTACGTAGAGACAATGGACCAGAGTCAGTGATATTTACAGGAGTCACAGCTTTTGTTTTGCAGGTATAATGTTTAACTGTGTATCAGCATTCCAAAATGTGCATATATAACGAAAGAATGTCTTCCAAACAGGTCATGTTTAACAAATAGTTGAACTTAAAGAAGTATACCTGCATTGTTAAACAGACGTTTGACCTAATGTCTGATTCTCTGTGGACCATTTTCCATTGAAACCTATGGGacaataaaaaatgaatgacCAGAACAGGGGTTCATTTTTAAGCATTAATGCTGATGTATCAGTGTGATGCATGCAACTTTTTGTCGCTTTGCATCAAGTTATTTACATGTACCACAGATGTATAAAAGCATGGGTTCTCAGTATGTTTATTTACTTTCCCAGGAAACAGTGACATCAGGACTTTACATGTCCACatgtatacaaaaaaaaatcacatgcaCCTCATACTTGATGTTTCCTTtctgtaaaattaagcttaaaGTGGTTTAATTCAGTCATTTTTGTCCAAATATATATCATCTGAGAACAACCATAAGTATTAAACTGATTTTTATTCAAATGATTTAAATCTATAagcactgtttacaggaagaaTTACAAAAATGGTTGAATTTTTGACCCATTAATGACCTTGTAAATGCCAAACGAGTTCACTCCATAACAAGCTAATGTCGTGTGACTACGATCAAAGTCGAATGGGAGGCAACATGAGTGTTCAATACAGGCCAGGAGTCATAAGGCATATAGCAGCATGTGGAGTATAAACCTGCTCCATTGTTTCTTATGATGAGTAGAAATATATTGCACTTTGAAgacaaactgaaaaaataatCTCACAGGTAATGACAGACACAAATACCACTGAAGAGTGTCATGCAAGTGGTGATGGGCTCCGCGGAGGCCTCTTTTCAGATGAAGTCACGGCAAAGCTGGCTCTCTGTTGCACAGTCCGAGCAGTGAAGGGTTAATCCGACCTGCTgcgcttcatttttttttgtgagagtTCCTATTTGCAAACTGGCGAACAAACATCTGTCTTAGTGGCATTTTAGCAAAGTCTAGCTGCCTGTCCTCCCCGCCTGCTTTCCTCCCCCCCGTGGTTCTTGGCTTCGGCGTCACTTTTCCCGTAGAACACAGACACCGGCATCACACCGCTGCGTCGCCATTGAGGTAACAACTTCCCACGAGTCGATAACCGGGTCGTAACATTCAATACTGCTGAGGAGTGAGTTCCCGTCATATctggagaaacagagaggaacTGAGAGTTTCAACCACACCAAtgaacacagttacacacagtaTTTTCCTACAGCATGCTTGACTTCATAAGCTGAAGTAAGCTGTGTACcacgcagacacacagtgtggggATGCATGGCATCATCAGCTGATCTTAGccttaaaattaaataatacGGGCAGATACGTtggcacagaacagaacacTGTAAACAAATCACAGGTACTTAGACACTTTTTAAATATGTTCCCATagatcatataaaaaaaaaagatggttaAAAAGCTCCACATGAGAAAACCTGCTGTGTTACACCAACGTTAATGTTCTGTGTTGCTGGAGGCATGTTGTTTCACGTACTGGAGAGAAAAACAATGCAACAAGTTCTGTTTAAGTAACACATCTGAATACTGCCAACAATAACAGACTGCTGTTTATTATTCTGTGAAACCTGAGTCTACTTTATGTTGCAACAAAAACCTGAACAAACCTGTGAGTTTTGTCAAAATCTCTTTGTGTTTACTGCTGTAATTCAAATGAATAAGGCTTTTTTCATTCTAATCTCACCTGCAGGCGAATAcatgagaaaataaatacaaagtgtaCACACTGAAACTTATCACTGGTAAAACTAATGATATTCTTAGGATTTCACTTAATGGTTTAAGAGCTTGCTATTATACTTACAAGCCAGGTTCACTGACAGTTATCGGTTGTAATCATTCCTTCTCTCCATACTGGCAGGGAGGAGACTCACACCTGCTGCAACACCTCTTTGTGGAAAGCCAAAGCTTGGCAGTTTGACAAAGACAAATCAAGTGAAtttacagctgtttttttaagcacTAAATTATTTACTTGTGTTTGCTCAGACCCCGTGAATGGATCCTTTTTATTATTGACGAGTCAGTACAAACTGTGAAGGCGGATGTCACTCGTAAGAGGAGAACTTCAGCGTAGGAGTGTTCAGTCTGCCATCTTGACAGTCGGCCAAGGTATGAAGAAGAGGAACTGACTACAGTGACCCTCAGTGTCTCTCAAACATACATGTTTCACATGATTGCTGTAGGTATGGACACTCTTTCTTACCCGGCGATGGCGTACAGCCTTCCTCGGAGAACAGTCGCTCCCACATAACACCGAGGAGTCGTCATACTGGCTACAGTGGTCCAATAGTCTGTTCTGATGTTGTAGACTTCTACGGAGTCGAGGTGTGAGACACCATCAAAACCTCCCACTACATATATGTGATCGTTGAGTAAAGCCACGCCCGCACCTGGAAATGGCATGAAGGTGTCACAAAGGccaacaggaacacacacaataagCTGTAACATTTCACTCCGTGTGGCTGTTTATATCACTATATTTAATGACACTAtgtccacacatgcacagtgaaTTAATATCTTTATATTCTGCACACATTCTCCTCTTTTCTCAAATTCTGGTCGTTTCCTCTGCAAAGTTGATTGTTTCCTGCAAAAAACACTGATTTAGCTTTACCCACCTGAGCGCTTGGTGGCCATAGGTGTGACACTGGTCCAGTGGCCTGTGTGTGGATCATAGCGTTCCACTGAATTCAGGATATTTAGTCCGTCGTATCCACCTGTGAGGAAACACCcgggagaaacagagaaaaatgaCTGTGATACTTTGGTTAAAGGAGTGTTTTAGGCAGAAACTTTAACTATATAATGAGAGTTTGGGCATTTTTAACCTTTTTCTGGCATTTTAAAGGGCAAAAAAGTTACAAATCAGTAGAAAGCAGAGCACACACTGTATTAGTAACCATGTTCTGCTGACTGTTGTACAGTTATGGGTTGATTGAAGCCCTAATATTTGTGTCTTcactactgtttttagtggagTTACTATTTTGTTAGTCAACCTTTCTGAGGACAGGATGCGCAAATTCATGAGGGTTAAAAATGAGTCCAAactctctgctcatgtcttcaTTTCTGAATCAAAATGTTGACTGACTCCTTGTTCAGCAAGAATTACAACTGTGTGTCAAAGGAGGCAAAGAGCACCAAAAAAAGTGTGATTTCTCACAATTTCTTTACAATCGATTATTATGATGAATTGATTGATCAAGTACCTAGACAGTATATGAGCCCACTGGCCACCACCAGACCAGCTCCTTCTCGGGCTGTATGCATATCTCCCAGCATGCTCCACTGGTCAATGTTAGGGTCATATCGTTCCATGCTGGTGTGACGTCTACTGCCATCGAAGCCGCCAGCCACATAGATCATGTCTGTGAAGAGTTAAATAATTTAGCCACAGCCACGTTATTTGTGTACTTCTCTGAAAGTGGATGACCAGCAAAGGACTCCTCACCTCCGAGCGTTGTCGCTCCAGCGAGTCCGCGACGTACATTCATGGTGGCGACAGTGTACCAAACACCGTCCTCGTCTGCTGTGTAGTCCAGGCACTCCACGGAGCTGAGCCGCGACCGGCCGTCATAGCCTCCGATGACGTAAACTCGATCATGGAGAGACACCGTCGCCACGTAACGCCGTTTCCGTGCAATATTCTGTTCAAGATAATCCTGTCTGTATCAACCAAaaaactgaggggaaaaaaacatgagagTGCTTTTAAAATACAACTGTACTTACAGGAAGAAAGCTCCATTCTTGAGTTTTGGGATCATATTTCTCAACTATGTCTATTGGTGACTGCTGGCTGCCAAACCCACCGATGACTAGCAGGACTTCTTTGGCACCTGACGAGAAAACAGTGGATTACAAAGCTGCTATGTGAGAGATTTACTACCCAAAGAGTTGCTGAAAACAGGGTTCCTACCTAATCTGGCTTGTGTGCGTGGGCCCTGCATCTCACTCCTCAGCTCCGGTCTTAGGTGGAATTTCTTGGCTTCATCAACGAGATCTCGACATGGCAGGCTACACCGAATGAGAGGCTAAAACGTGTAAAAACTTGCTTAATTACAGCGAGATAAAAATCTTCAACAGAcgtcttttattttacattgaATGTCTGGCCTGTGATTACACAACAACCTGCTGCCGTCGCCTGGCTCACCTCAGCATCAATGACATCTGTAATGTAACGAGGGGTAAGCAAGGGCATCCGCACAAACTCCAGCATGTCTGGCAGATAGGGCTCCCGCTCCTTTCTGTTGTGCTTGACCCAGTTTAACACGGCTTCAAACACAGGCTCCTCTGAGTCCACCTGCATTCGaacaacacatacatacagtgagAAGAAGTACATGCACGGCATTCAAAACCAACCGAGTTATTTCAGCTAATTCTTCGATTGCAAAACCACAATGTTCAAAGGTGAAACAGTCTGCAAAAGGTAAAACAAACCATAAATTCTCACCATTAAAACCTCTCAGATGACAGAGAAGACTTTAACTGAAGGCAAATTGTGCGTGACTGTAATTAACATGTATGGTCtcgttttgttttaaaaacaacaaaaatgacagGAGCAATAATTTGACAGAACTGATGTTCTATAAATCATCAAGTGATAATAACTGTGTTTTCACAGAGCAGGGCATGTGGTTTGGAAGCAGGAATTTCCTGAGCACAAAGGCAAACTTAAATCTGGTTCACTTCTCTGCAATTTCATTGTCAGACCAATCTACAAAACTAATAGGAAATGTGTGAAAGGGGCACTGACTGAGATTCCGGCAGGTTGtaacttgtttttctcttttcacGCTCGTATAAAAATTGTTTAAGTCAAGCTGGATtcatgctatttttttttccttacctGGATTTCGTCACATTTTATGAGCTTTTCCACTTCTGTCTGGCTCAGCAGCATGAACTCCTCGTGCTGAACCACCTCAGAGAAATGCTTCTGTGAAAACAGCTCAGCTGCCTGCATCAAGTCGAGGCAATTGTGAGTTTCAGCAAAGTCACGAATACCCAGACAGTTGGAGGGATCGAGCTGACTCTCCAGAAAATCACAGCATGCTCTTTTCACccctgcagaaaacaaagataATCTACATGTAGTATTTGCATTAAGCCAAACCCTGAGACAGAAAATGTCAAAGTAATTTGATAGAAagttttgctgtgtgttttaatacCACACAGAAATATTTATTGGTGGACATTTGATATGTTTAACAAGTATGTGTAACAACACTGCCAGAAACTGAATACAATGTGCAGATTACCCCTTCCTCCACACATAATAACAGCAGCCAGGCACCCATACATTTACCTTTGAGCTGAAGCAGACATGCTGCCGGAAGCAGTTCCTGTACATTCTCCACTGTCACAAGCACAGTCTCTGTGTAGACAAAGTCCAGCAAGATCTCCATTGTTGATGCAGTGAGTCCCTGAATGTCCACAAAAGATTTCCCCTTTTCTGCAAGCTGcagagccacagcagcagaaacatacAAGCTTAGTACAGTCGGGTTGTGTCACACAGAAATTTTTTGGAGGATAAACATTGAAACATTTTACCTCACTGGTGAACATGGCACAGAAGTAGTCGCTGCAGGCGGCCAAGACGATTCGATGAGCTGGGAAATCTGTGCTCTCCACCCTCAGAGTGATGTCGCACAGTGTGTTGCTCTTGCGAAGTGAGTTCATTGCATTGAGGATGGATTTGGCATGCGAATTAGTCATGATGTCCTTGGGAGCCATGCTGCCTTGAGAATCTCTCAAAGACCTCAAACTACTCAAGGAAtctaaaaaaaagcagataatCATTGTTGAAAGGAGACACAAAAATCAAACTGATATTTGGAGTGTTTGTTTAGATGTGTTACAAATGCACAATAAGTCTATGAAATAATTAGTCAGTTATGAAAGTAATTAGCAACTAATTAATCATCAAATAGGCATTTGGAACATCTTAGATATGGATCTTGTCTTTCCAATGTCACAACAATCCATGAGACACAAGAGGcattttcacagacacatcaaTATAAACAAATACTGAAAAATGTCTTACCCTACATAGATGCACAAAAAGGCTGTCAAATTTCTACAGCAAAATTCTGCTGCATAGCTAGACCAAGAGTTTAATGCGTATTTGATGACATTTGTGTTAGCCTTTGGAAAGCCTGATCAACATGGACTGTATATTCAAGCAGCTTAGTAGGTTAGTTACATGAGCTACTTGTAAAATTGTATTTCAGAGAAAAGAATTACACTTAAACACAACATTATTTAATTTGAATGATGGGTAAAATAACGAGAATTTTAACTTATCTCAACTTACATCACTAACAAATCTCTAAAGCCACattctaaaacaaacaaacatttcacagtaTAAACTTAACTATTGAGCAATACGTCTTTTCTAAAACACTGGAGTATTGTTGCATTGTGGTATTGCTAATGCAACTTACCGTTAAAAGATCTGAATACTTTTTCCACCACTGGGAGGCAATAACTATAGCTACACATTAGCTAGCAGCAGCCAACGACAGCTGATGGCTAACGCCAACGCTACACAACAACTaggaaaacacagcaatataaagtgagcacacggccagagagagacaacacagcagacgacacacacagaagaacttGTCAATAATTTTCATAATACCTGTCGCAGCCGTAAAGCTGATTCAAAACGTCTAGCTAAGTTGCTTTGCTAGCTAACGTTAGTAGCACCAAAGTCCCTTGTCCCAGCTCTTGCTGACAGTCACACTGTCTGAAGAAAGCCCCTCAACTACAGCTAGTCCATGATGACCTTTGCAAGATCACACTGTGTGCAGTCTCCGCGAGGACTTATAGGTCTGAAATGTCAAAATCAGATCATATTATCTCGCTATACGTTGTTTTTCTCCTGCCATAATATTTCTAAACTGCTGcaggtcacagcagcagcaacgaCTCCACAGATTGGACGTAAACAGACCATTACGTGCGGTGCGTGCGCGTTCACGGACAAGCCGGACGTGTTTCGCTTCAGAAACAAGATGCCTTCCGCGCGTTCTCGCCTATCGGTATCTACAGCCGCTGCAGGAATGGTAAAGTGACTGTTTCATACACAGAAAGTTTCATATCCGCATCTGTCGATGAGTTATAAATCCCAGTCTACACACAG is part of the Parambassis ranga chromosome 7, fParRan2.1, whole genome shotgun sequence genome and harbors:
- the klhl12 gene encoding kelch-like protein 12 isoform X2; this translates as MAPKDIMTNSHAKSILNAMNSLRKSNTLCDITLRVESTDFPAHRIVLAACSDYFCAMFTSELAEKGKSFVDIQGLTASTMEILLDFVYTETVLVTVENVQELLPAACLLQLKGVKRACCDFLESQLDPSNCLGIRDFAETHNCLDLMQAAELFSQKHFSEVVQHEEFMLLSQTEVEKLIKCDEIQVDSEEPVFEAVLNWVKHNRKEREPYLPDMLEFVRMPLLTPRYITDVIDAEPLIRCSLPCRDLVDEAKKFHLRPELRSEMQGPRTQARLGAKEVLLVIGGFGSQQSPIDIVEKYDPKTQEWSFLPNIARKRRYVATVSLHDRVYVIGGYDGRSRLSSVECLDYTADEDGVWYTVATMNVRRGLAGATTLGDMIYVAGGFDGSRRHTSMERYDPNIDQWSMLGDMHTAREGAGLVVASGLIYCLGGYDGLNILNSVERYDPHTGHWTSVTPMATKRSGAGVALLNDHIYVVGGFDGVSHLDSVEVYNIRTDYWTTVASMTTPRCYVGATVLRGRLYAIAGYDGNSLLSSIECYDPVIDSWEVVTSMATQRCDAGVCVLREK
- the klhl12 gene encoding kelch-like protein 12 isoform X1 gives rise to the protein MCSYSYCLPVVEKVFRSFNDSLSSLRSLRDSQGSMAPKDIMTNSHAKSILNAMNSLRKSNTLCDITLRVESTDFPAHRIVLAACSDYFCAMFTSELAEKGKSFVDIQGLTASTMEILLDFVYTETVLVTVENVQELLPAACLLQLKGVKRACCDFLESQLDPSNCLGIRDFAETHNCLDLMQAAELFSQKHFSEVVQHEEFMLLSQTEVEKLIKCDEIQVDSEEPVFEAVLNWVKHNRKEREPYLPDMLEFVRMPLLTPRYITDVIDAEPLIRCSLPCRDLVDEAKKFHLRPELRSEMQGPRTQARLGAKEVLLVIGGFGSQQSPIDIVEKYDPKTQEWSFLPNIARKRRYVATVSLHDRVYVIGGYDGRSRLSSVECLDYTADEDGVWYTVATMNVRRGLAGATTLGDMIYVAGGFDGSRRHTSMERYDPNIDQWSMLGDMHTAREGAGLVVASGLIYCLGGYDGLNILNSVERYDPHTGHWTSVTPMATKRSGAGVALLNDHIYVVGGFDGVSHLDSVEVYNIRTDYWTTVASMTTPRCYVGATVLRGRLYAIAGYDGNSLLSSIECYDPVIDSWEVVTSMATQRCDAGVCVLREK